In one Mucilaginibacter sp. PAMB04168 genomic region, the following are encoded:
- a CDS encoding family 43 glycosylhydrolase: protein MFRFLSLVTLYIIFSGLNAFAQDASKGLIQPGAIWPDNKGNHVQAHGGGIIKIKDTYYWFGEYRAQDNDTSYRYVGCYSSKDLTHWTFRNKVINIQDPENLGYRWVLERPKVFYNAKTRKYVMYMHIDDARYKVARVGVAVCDRVDGDYQYVKSFRPLGYESRDIGQFVDDDGSAYLIFESRPSKGFYIARLTDDYMNVDKEVCFIHAPLEGGAVVHYKGLYYAIGSALTGWRPNPNKFATAKSLAGPWSEFKDIAPPETNTYSSQSTMILKVTGTKGTTAIFMGDIWKPKEQWDSRYLWMPLEIGDGKLKLPEPKPWSINLKTGQYKLAP, encoded by the coding sequence ATGTTCAGATTCTTAAGTCTTGTTACTTTATACATCATATTTTCTGGCCTGAACGCATTCGCACAAGATGCCAGCAAAGGGCTTATTCAGCCAGGCGCTATTTGGCCCGATAATAAAGGTAACCATGTTCAGGCACACGGTGGTGGCATTATTAAAATTAAAGATACCTATTATTGGTTCGGTGAATACCGCGCTCAGGATAACGATACCAGCTACCGCTATGTGGGTTGTTACTCGTCAAAAGATTTGACACACTGGACTTTCAGGAATAAGGTTATCAATATTCAGGATCCAGAAAATCTTGGGTATCGTTGGGTACTGGAACGGCCAAAGGTGTTTTATAATGCCAAAACACGTAAATATGTAATGTATATGCATATTGATGATGCCCGGTACAAAGTTGCACGGGTAGGCGTTGCTGTATGCGATCGGGTCGACGGCGATTACCAGTACGTAAAAAGCTTCCGACCTTTAGGGTACGAGAGCCGGGACATTGGGCAATTTGTGGATGATGACGGCTCTGCTTATCTTATATTTGAAAGCAGACCTTCTAAAGGGTTTTACATAGCCCGCTTAACCGATGATTATATGAATGTGGATAAGGAAGTCTGTTTTATCCATGCGCCTTTAGAAGGCGGTGCTGTTGTGCATTATAAAGGGCTTTATTATGCCATTGGTTCAGCGCTTACGGGATGGCGGCCAAACCCTAATAAATTTGCCACTGCAAAATCACTTGCAGGCCCCTGGTCTGAATTTAAGGATATCGCACCGCCCGAAACTAATACTTACAGTTCTCAATCTACAATGATCCTTAAAGTCACAGGGACAAAAGGCACAACGGCTATTTTTATGGGCGATATCTGGAAACCCAAAGAGCAATGGGATTCGAGATATTTATGGATGCCTTTGGAAATTGGAGATGGTAAATTAAAGCTGCCCGAGCCTAAGCCATGGTCTATCAATTTAAAGACCGGCCAATATAAACTAGCACCTTGA
- a CDS encoding RagB/SusD family nutrient uptake outer membrane protein, producing the protein MKKLNRNMLYCTALILIAFQWGCNKVTNLEPLDTLADAAYFKTPNDFKTWANQYYSYLHNFGNSFADNAHYDGRADVFNGGGTYGAGINTVPATDNNWTNNYANIRNCNYLLEKAAGYSDQAGIAQFVAEAKFFRAYCYFELLQLFGGVPLVTKTLDLNSPELYGPKADRDAIADQIISDLEAAIPNLPASILANSPDYGRVSRTAAQAFLGRVALYEGTWLKFRNLPPTRYKALLDKSAAASNAVIASNQFALFGTAASNALGGNSTILGDSAQKYLFILENPKSNPAGVNKVANHEYVLAYRYDDVSKVININVSRQGWQIGPQHKFVNAFLCQDGLPIEKSPLFQGFQQYGSEFTNRDNRLKYTIRVMNSYYWYGNSNGRITWLNDAPDINNSFSGKVTQIAGYTNQKWIAERSVPDTKESYDYPVIRYAEVLLNYAEAVYESNEAISDADLDKSLNVVRLRVNKNMPKLSNGFVSANGLDFRTEIRRERFIELYYENFRFDDIKRWHSAATDLVTNVGGTAYGNAAAFVSPWPIGIKYKGTQAELGPNALSPKPTNGLDANGNLILDNTGRQFTEKNYLYPIPSSQLALNPKLVQNPGW; encoded by the coding sequence ATGAAAAAACTTAATAGAAATATGCTGTATTGTACAGCGCTTATTTTAATCGCATTCCAGTGGGGATGTAATAAAGTTACCAATCTTGAACCTTTGGACACACTTGCTGATGCGGCCTATTTCAAGACCCCAAATGATTTCAAAACTTGGGCAAATCAATATTACAGCTATCTGCATAACTTTGGTAATTCATTTGCAGATAACGCTCACTATGACGGCCGGGCTGACGTCTTTAACGGTGGAGGCACCTACGGCGCCGGTATAAACACTGTACCGGCAACAGACAATAACTGGACTAACAATTACGCAAACATTCGCAACTGTAACTACTTGCTTGAAAAAGCGGCAGGTTATAGTGACCAGGCTGGCATTGCACAGTTTGTTGCAGAGGCTAAATTTTTTAGGGCCTACTGTTACTTTGAGCTGCTACAATTGTTTGGTGGCGTGCCATTAGTAACCAAAACGCTCGATCTAAATTCACCGGAACTTTACGGTCCAAAGGCAGATCGCGATGCAATAGCCGACCAGATTATTTCCGATTTAGAAGCAGCTATCCCTAACTTGCCGGCCTCTATACTGGCTAATTCTCCGGATTATGGAAGAGTAAGCCGTACGGCTGCTCAGGCTTTTTTAGGCCGGGTAGCCCTGTATGAAGGAACTTGGCTCAAATTCAGGAATTTACCTCCTACACGTTACAAGGCGTTACTGGACAAATCAGCCGCTGCTTCTAATGCTGTTATCGCCAGCAATCAATTTGCACTTTTTGGAACAGCCGCCTCCAACGCGTTAGGGGGAAACAGTACCATCTTAGGCGATTCAGCTCAGAAATACCTGTTTATATTAGAGAATCCTAAATCAAACCCTGCAGGTGTAAATAAAGTGGCCAATCATGAATATGTCTTAGCCTATCGCTACGATGATGTATCAAAAGTAATCAACATTAATGTCAGCCGTCAGGGCTGGCAAATTGGCCCTCAGCATAAGTTTGTCAACGCGTTTCTTTGTCAGGATGGCTTACCCATAGAAAAGTCGCCGTTGTTTCAAGGATTTCAACAATATGGGTCGGAATTTACAAACCGCGATAACCGTCTAAAATATACCATCAGGGTAATGAATTCTTACTATTGGTATGGCAATTCAAATGGGAGAATAACTTGGTTAAATGATGCCCCCGACATTAACAACTCTTTTAGTGGCAAAGTTACCCAAATAGCTGGTTACACCAACCAAAAGTGGATAGCGGAGCGAAGTGTTCCTGACACCAAGGAATCTTATGATTATCCAGTAATTCGGTATGCCGAGGTGTTATTGAACTATGCTGAAGCAGTATATGAAAGCAATGAGGCCATAAGCGATGCGGATTTAGACAAGTCCCTTAACGTTGTTCGGCTTCGCGTTAATAAGAATATGCCAAAGTTGAGTAACGGCTTTGTCTCTGCAAACGGATTAGATTTTAGAACCGAAATAAGACGCGAACGATTCATCGAACTGTATTATGAAAATTTCAGATTTGATGACATCAAACGCTGGCACAGTGCAGCAACAGATTTGGTAACTAATGTTGGTGGAACCGCTTATGGTAATGCAGCTGCATTTGTTAGCCCCTGGCCAATTGGTATTAAATACAAAGGCACACAGGCTGAACTAGGGCCCAATGCGCTTAGCCCAAAACCAACCAATGGCCTGGATGCGAATGGTAATCTGATACTGGATAACACCGGAAGGCAGTTTACTGAAAAAAATTACTTATATCCAATACCATCTAGCCAATTGGCCCTTAACCCAAAACTTGTTCAAAATCCGGGTTGGTAA
- a CDS encoding TonB-dependent receptor — protein MENSTFKQWTRQLVITCFSMLLLYLHATAQTGPVTGRILDNQSNEPIVGATVKVKGQQLSTQTDVNGRFTINAPDGTVLQISYVGYTTKEVPASRSGVMSISIEANASNLDEVVVVAYGAQKKATLTGAIATVSSKTFQDRGPTNNPIANLQGQVPGVVVTRSSAQPGRENWNFQIRGATSTNNQDPLIILDGVALNNNNALNSLNPSDIDNISVLKDASAAIYGARAAYGVVLITTKKGKSGTTQIQYDPTVSKKYIGLQPEMTNVEQWANGLKEAKINDYYGVVDPNDLWYQMANFALANNGTVVLGSQVPGYNGSFNVTPQLTYNGLPVPKFGDVKELNFTDTRMSDFLWGTATSTQHNLAVSGGSDKVTYRASLGYLNDGSQLRVGNNGNQRYNVRLNNGFRFSPKVNLDLSIALERNNIQQPTQYGYGGYSALSNGFQPGIPAYTQSGQPYQWGTVPSPPGALRDGGDNLEFNTRGYLNSTLTYNFAKHLTFSSTVGYNSWYQDAQIQTKSVRFYSYDDRYLITTNPSTGTAGNTGANANYYRGYVNDAYYNLVGRVTYANTFDKNHDMSVMLGSSYERDEYNSTYSRTYNLANEDIPYLGGGLTSGVGGFVDNGESRNHYALGSYFARGTYAFKSKYLFEGSVRYDGSSKFAAEKRWKAFYGLSAAWRMSEEGFIKRLNIFNDLKFRGSYSTRGSQADIGLYDYILQLQARTSNNLLGSSIATQTNSTGNLVSLNRTWETVRDMNLGFDFGVLKGKLSGTVDVFQRKNDNMLISVTYPGVLGIGAPRSNNGNLKTWGWEGVITWKDHIGQFNYTVSGNLTDSRNKLIYFNGNPLVASGFNSTVEGYSLNSYFGLQYAGRLQTQAEVDAYNKYYNVGGVNNNINLPAATALPNLPGQFSGLRPGDNSFADVNGDGKLSIGSSTADMGDLVYLGSDIPRLTFGLNFGFQWKGFDFYSIFQGVGNRTIFRAQGSQNNWRIPYTALGQAQVTSWIGKTWSPTNTDAYYPNLHSNAINAYNYQASTWSVENGAYVRCKNIVVGYTLPKSLMQRTKAFKTVRFYLSGSDLFEFSGIRDGWDPEVTRTTQGNERYPFYRYVTLGANLTF, from the coding sequence ATGGAGAACTCTACTTTTAAACAGTGGACAAGGCAGCTTGTAATTACCTGCTTTTCTATGTTGCTGTTATACTTGCACGCCACTGCACAGACCGGCCCCGTAACGGGGCGAATTCTGGATAATCAATCTAACGAGCCCATTGTTGGTGCTACCGTTAAGGTAAAAGGACAGCAATTATCAACACAAACCGACGTTAATGGGCGGTTTACAATAAATGCTCCTGACGGTACAGTTCTTCAAATCAGCTATGTTGGTTATACCACCAAGGAGGTGCCGGCAAGCCGTTCGGGAGTAATGTCTATCTCGATTGAAGCGAATGCCAGTAATTTGGATGAGGTAGTGGTTGTGGCTTATGGCGCGCAAAAAAAAGCAACCTTAACAGGAGCCATTGCCACAGTATCTTCTAAGACTTTTCAAGACCGCGGCCCTACAAATAACCCAATCGCCAATTTGCAAGGGCAGGTACCGGGTGTTGTTGTTACCCGAAGCTCGGCTCAACCAGGCCGTGAAAATTGGAACTTCCAAATCCGCGGTGCTACATCTACCAACAATCAGGATCCATTGATTATACTTGATGGAGTAGCGTTGAACAACAATAATGCACTCAATTCCTTAAATCCAAGTGATATTGATAACATATCAGTATTAAAAGACGCTTCCGCGGCCATTTATGGTGCCCGTGCCGCTTATGGCGTGGTGCTGATAACTACAAAAAAAGGCAAGTCTGGTACAACACAAATACAGTACGATCCGACCGTTTCTAAGAAGTACATAGGATTGCAGCCAGAGATGACCAATGTTGAGCAGTGGGCAAATGGATTGAAAGAAGCCAAGATTAACGATTATTACGGCGTTGTTGATCCCAACGATCTATGGTACCAGATGGCTAATTTTGCTTTAGCCAACAATGGTACAGTAGTTCTTGGCTCACAAGTTCCTGGCTATAATGGTTCATTCAATGTAACGCCGCAGTTAACTTACAATGGCTTACCTGTTCCCAAATTTGGAGATGTTAAGGAGCTGAATTTTACTGATACAAGAATGTCTGACTTCTTGTGGGGAACCGCTACCTCAACCCAACACAATCTGGCAGTATCAGGCGGTAGCGACAAAGTTACCTACCGGGCATCTTTAGGCTATTTGAATGATGGAAGTCAGTTACGTGTTGGCAATAATGGTAACCAACGCTACAACGTACGTTTAAATAACGGATTCCGCTTTAGCCCTAAAGTAAATTTGGATTTAAGTATTGCACTCGAACGCAATAATATTCAGCAGCCAACGCAGTACGGCTACGGTGGTTATAGTGCGCTCAGTAACGGTTTTCAACCAGGCATACCGGCATATACACAGTCGGGCCAGCCTTATCAGTGGGGTACCGTACCAAGCCCTCCAGGGGCACTACGCGATGGTGGAGACAACCTGGAGTTCAACACCCGTGGTTATCTGAACTCTACACTAACTTACAACTTTGCTAAGCACCTAACTTTCAGCAGTACGGTTGGCTACAACTCCTGGTATCAGGACGCTCAGATACAAACCAAGTCCGTGCGATTTTACTCTTATGACGATCGTTACTTAATTACTACTAATCCTTCAACTGGGACAGCGGGCAATACTGGCGCGAACGCTAATTATTACAGGGGTTACGTAAATGATGCTTACTACAACCTGGTTGGGCGGGTTACTTATGCGAATACTTTTGATAAGAACCACGATATGAGTGTGATGCTGGGTAGTTCTTACGAAAGAGATGAGTACAATTCTACTTATTCAAGGACTTATAATTTAGCTAATGAAGATATCCCTTATTTAGGAGGAGGCCTAACCAGCGGTGTAGGCGGTTTTGTGGACAACGGAGAATCACGTAACCACTATGCGCTAGGCTCTTACTTTGCACGCGGAACCTACGCCTTTAAAAGTAAGTATCTGTTTGAAGGTTCTGTAAGGTACGACGGCAGTTCAAAATTTGCTGCCGAAAAAAGGTGGAAAGCATTTTACGGATTATCAGCAGCCTGGCGTATGTCCGAAGAAGGGTTTATTAAACGGCTAAATATTTTCAACGATTTAAAGTTCCGTGGTTCTTACAGCACCCGAGGAAGCCAAGCCGACATTGGATTGTATGACTACATCCTTCAACTACAGGCCAGAACAAGTAACAACTTATTGGGCAGCAGCATTGCAACCCAAACCAACTCTACCGGAAACTTGGTATCACTAAACCGAACTTGGGAAACTGTCCGTGATATGAACTTAGGTTTTGATTTTGGTGTGCTAAAGGGCAAGCTAAGTGGCACTGTGGATGTATTTCAGCGCAAAAACGATAATATGCTAATCAGCGTCACTTATCCGGGTGTACTGGGTATTGGTGCACCAAGAAGCAATAATGGTAATTTAAAAACTTGGGGTTGGGAGGGTGTGATTACCTGGAAAGATCATATTGGCCAGTTTAACTATACGGTATCAGGTAACCTAACCGATAGTCGGAACAAACTCATCTATTTCAATGGAAATCCTTTAGTGGCTTCCGGATTTAATTCGACAGTTGAAGGTTACTCACTCAACTCTTACTTTGGATTGCAGTATGCCGGCCGCCTGCAAACTCAGGCAGAAGTGGACGCTTACAATAAATACTACAATGTAGGTGGTGTGAATAATAATATCAATTTACCGGCAGCTACAGCACTGCCTAATCTTCCGGGGCAATTTTCTGGTTTACGTCCCGGAGACAACTCATTTGCTGACGTGAATGGTGATGGTAAATTGTCAATAGGCAGTTCAACAGCCGATATGGGAGACTTAGTCTATTTAGGAAGTGACATTCCTCGGTTAACCTTTGGACTCAATTTTGGTTTCCAGTGGAAAGGGTTCGACTTCTACAGTATTTTTCAAGGAGTAGGAAACAGGACAATTTTCCGTGCCCAGGGTAGTCAGAATAACTGGCGCATACCATATACCGCATTGGGACAAGCCCAGGTGACTTCCTGGATAGGAAAAACATGGTCACCAACTAACACAGACGCATATTATCCTAATTTGCATAGTAATGCTATTAACGCATATAATTATCAAGCTTCAACCTGGTCGGTAGAGAACGGTGCATACGTAAGATGTAAAAACATCGTGGTGGGTTATACTTTACCTAAATCGCTAATGCAGCGAACAAAAGCTTTCAAAACAGTTAGATTTTATTTGTCTGGAAGTGATTTGTTTGAATTCAGTGGTATTCGTGACGGATGGGATCCTGAAGTAACCCGGACTACACAAGGAAATGAAAGGTATCCTTTTTACCGCTATGTAACCTTAGGTGCAAACCTTACTTTTTAA
- a CDS encoding alginate lyase family protein, with translation MKKQTLIALAAAFTFTAISCQKENKSNKSEQVATQSEQAGKVTLATTFAHPGLLHNAADFTRMISKVNANAQPQKSGWDKLLANSHSLATYAMQGPAAIVYRGSGSPENYSKLYNDIAAAYQNALRWKIAGTTANADKAVAIMNAWSNTLTSIQGSADRFLAAGIYGYEFANAAEIMRSYSGWAAADFTRFKNMMLNVFYPLNHDFLVNHNTACITNYWANWDACNMASILAIGVLCDDTAKFNEAITYFKSGAGNGAYGKVAPFAYTTDGGLAQCQESGRDQGHCGLDISLYGALCQMAFNQGQDLFQYNPWSDTRPRIQGMCEYVASYNLGNTVPFTTYNWGSGQTCTANSQTVISSSGRGDTRPSWELLYGYYVQLRGLSSPNITAYAQKVRPEGGGGDYGTTSGGYDQLGFGTLTYTR, from the coding sequence ATGAAAAAACAAACACTTATTGCTTTGGCGGCAGCATTTACCTTTACCGCTATCTCCTGTCAGAAAGAAAATAAAAGTAACAAATCTGAGCAGGTAGCAACGCAAAGCGAGCAGGCTGGTAAAGTTACTTTAGCAACCACCTTCGCCCATCCCGGACTGCTGCACAATGCTGCAGATTTTACCCGAATGATTAGTAAAGTTAATGCCAATGCCCAGCCACAGAAATCAGGCTGGGATAAACTTTTGGCTAACTCTCACTCATTAGCCACTTATGCCATGCAAGGCCCTGCTGCCATTGTATATAGAGGATCGGGCAGTCCGGAGAACTATTCAAAACTTTATAACGATATAGCAGCAGCCTACCAAAACGCTCTTCGTTGGAAGATTGCAGGAACAACCGCTAATGCAGATAAAGCAGTTGCGATTATGAACGCCTGGTCAAACACGCTTACTTCTATTCAGGGATCAGCTGATCGATTTCTGGCGGCTGGTATCTATGGGTATGAATTTGCCAATGCCGCTGAGATTATGCGCAGTTACAGCGGCTGGGCTGCCGCTGACTTTACGCGTTTTAAAAATATGATGCTGAACGTATTTTACCCGCTTAATCATGACTTTTTGGTTAATCACAATACAGCCTGCATCACTAACTATTGGGCTAACTGGGACGCCTGTAATATGGCAAGCATTTTAGCAATAGGCGTTTTGTGTGACGACACTGCCAAATTTAACGAGGCCATTACGTATTTTAAAAGCGGTGCAGGTAATGGGGCTTACGGTAAAGTTGCTCCTTTTGCTTACACAACTGATGGCGGTTTAGCTCAATGTCAGGAAAGTGGTCGGGATCAGGGCCATTGTGGACTGGATATTTCATTATATGGTGCACTTTGTCAAATGGCTTTTAATCAGGGACAAGATCTATTTCAGTACAATCCATGGAGCGACACCCGTCCCAGAATTCAAGGCATGTGCGAATATGTGGCTTCTTACAACCTTGGAAACACCGTGCCGTTTACCACTTACAATTGGGGAAGCGGACAAACTTGTACTGCCAATTCTCAAACGGTTATTTCTTCTTCGGGCAGAGGAGACACCCGTCCAAGCTGGGAACTGCTTTATGGCTATTATGTACAGTTAAGAGGGTTAAGCTCCCCTAACATCACTGCATATGCGCAAAAAGTAAGACCTGAAGGAGGTGGTGGCGATTATGGAACAACCAGCGGTGGCTATGATCAATTAGGTTTTGGAACGCTAACCTACACCCGATAA
- a CDS encoding glycoside hydrolase family 97 catalytic domain-containing protein: protein MKNRFLLLAGLLLFICFTAQAQVRKVSSLRSPNGTTLIELGIRNQQDLVYRISFNHKPAVLWSLLGLRLHNYKTDKVVNAQPGKTTSVRSSFRWPLGETSDIDNSYNALTLQCKTTGTPYQLLVRVYNGSIAIRYRLDLKSGSTRLEEELTEYNLASASTVYQYHEESLFRPLKLDSLTGICDQPATLVQKSGLYLSIGEADNRNYTKCVFVHGKDKNSLKLQFYTDTVGRDKQVTIDTAVTFDKSLLSPWRTISMSTNAVGLHNFSQLNLKLVEPSNTNLENIRPGKVFRVPISTEGALEGVDFAAKMNFQYIMLDAGWYGAEFRTTSDPTQPIPAVNIPKITSYARSKDIGVILYVNYVGLKAKLDTILPLFKKWGVSGMKFGFIDGGTQQGLAWLDQAVKKVNDYGFVLNVHDHYKPTGTSRRYPYHLSQEGIRGDENSPDAFHNMVLPFTRFLAGPADFTFCFPNAKSDFAKNLKVSKGQQLALTVVYFDPLQAIFWYGKAGDYQDEKEIEFFKYVPTVWDDSKYLDGKIGEYISVARRKGETWYMGNAAGLTAWRSSIPLSFLTPHKEYIATIYEDDERKGILKREVTVTSQSQLNINLKAKGGQALIIRPKIRETR, encoded by the coding sequence ATGAAGAATCGATTCTTATTATTGGCGGGCTTACTGTTATTTATATGCTTTACCGCGCAAGCACAGGTGCGTAAAGTGAGCAGCTTAAGGTCGCCAAATGGCACAACGCTCATCGAATTGGGAATTCGTAATCAGCAGGACTTGGTTTATCGTATTTCTTTTAACCATAAACCAGCGGTTCTCTGGTCTTTACTTGGCTTGCGTCTTCATAACTACAAAACAGATAAAGTAGTTAATGCTCAACCCGGAAAAACAACTTCGGTACGGTCAAGCTTCCGCTGGCCATTGGGAGAAACCAGTGATATTGACAACAGTTATAATGCTTTAACATTGCAGTGCAAAACAACCGGAACGCCGTATCAGCTATTGGTACGTGTATATAATGGCAGCATTGCAATACGATACAGGCTTGACTTAAAAAGTGGCTCAACCCGCTTAGAGGAAGAATTAACAGAGTACAATCTGGCCAGCGCCTCAACAGTTTATCAATATCATGAAGAATCACTCTTCAGACCGCTCAAGTTAGACTCTTTAACAGGCATCTGTGATCAGCCGGCTACCCTTGTTCAAAAAAGTGGTTTATATCTTTCTATAGGTGAAGCAGATAACCGGAATTATACCAAATGTGTTTTCGTTCATGGTAAGGATAAGAACAGTTTGAAACTCCAATTTTATACGGACACCGTTGGGCGTGATAAGCAAGTCACTATAGACACAGCGGTTACGTTTGATAAAAGTTTATTATCCCCTTGGCGTACTATTAGTATGTCAACAAATGCTGTAGGCCTGCACAATTTTAGTCAATTAAATTTAAAGTTGGTCGAGCCGTCTAATACCAATCTTGAAAACATCAGGCCGGGCAAAGTCTTTAGAGTACCTATCAGTACAGAAGGCGCCTTGGAAGGCGTGGATTTCGCTGCGAAAATGAATTTTCAGTATATTATGTTAGATGCGGGATGGTACGGCGCAGAATTCAGAACCACTTCCGATCCTACACAACCCATACCAGCAGTAAACATACCTAAAATTACAAGCTACGCCCGTTCAAAAGATATTGGTGTGATTCTTTATGTTAATTACGTTGGACTCAAAGCTAAGTTAGATACCATCTTACCGCTGTTCAAAAAGTGGGGAGTAAGTGGGATGAAATTTGGTTTTATTGATGGAGGAACGCAACAGGGTTTAGCGTGGCTAGATCAGGCTGTTAAAAAAGTGAATGACTATGGGTTTGTGCTGAATGTTCATGATCATTATAAACCAACCGGAACAAGCAGGCGTTACCCTTACCATTTAAGCCAGGAGGGTATCCGCGGAGATGAGAACAGTCCGGACGCATTCCATAACATGGTCTTGCCATTTACCCGGTTCCTGGCTGGCCCGGCTGATTTTACTTTTTGTTTCCCTAACGCCAAAAGCGACTTTGCTAAAAATTTAAAGGTTAGCAAAGGGCAGCAACTGGCACTTACTGTGGTTTACTTTGACCCTTTGCAAGCTATTTTTTGGTATGGAAAGGCAGGTGATTATCAGGATGAAAAGGAGATAGAGTTTTTTAAATATGTTCCAACCGTTTGGGATGATAGCAAATACCTGGATGGTAAGATTGGCGAGTACATCAGCGTTGCCCGACGTAAAGGCGAAACCTGGTACATGGGCAATGCAGCCGGTTTGACTGCATGGAGGTCGAGTATACCACTGAGCTTTTTAACGCCCCATAAAGAATATATAGCTACTATTTATGAAGATGACGAAAGGAAAGGAATCTTAAAAAGAGAGGTTACAGTTACCAGCCAGTCACAACTTAATATCAATCTTAAAGCTAAAGGTGGTCAGGCCCTTATCATCAGGCCAAAAATCAGAGAAACCCGATGA
- a CDS encoding glycoside hydrolase 43 family protein, with protein MKFYKKAFLICFCFLPGVNVYSQVSEVWKADNGDGTYKNPIIHADYSDPDAIRVGDDYYMVSSSFNCMPGLPILHSRDLVNWTIVNYALNKQEPDAVYELPQHGKGVWAPAIRYHKGEYFIYYPDPDYGIFMIKTVNPLSKWSKPVLVLAEKGVIDPCPLWDEDGKVYLAVGWAGSRAGVNSLLTLYEMNTTGTKVVTEGRHVFDGHGFNHTVEGPKLYKRNGYYYIFAPAGGVATGWQLALRAKSVYGPYEQKVVLAQGKSEINGPHQGALVDTQTGESWFLHFQDKGAYGRVVHLQPVKWVNNWPVMGLDADGDGTGEPVLTYRKPNVGRSYRVQTPVENDKFNVSHIGLQWQWHSNPKIQWSALLPGSGYLRLFCYPQTANAQNLWNTPNLLLQKFPAPRFTATVKLQFQVEWDVWQSKKAGILIMGNDYAYLAISKDQKGYKISQVKCDRALEGTPESVLEEQRISGAAAFLRVELVDDKGTCKFSYSEDGVTFNNIGKLFTAQPDKWIGAKVGLFSVSQPNVRVGGYADIDWFRIERNAL; from the coding sequence ATGAAATTTTATAAAAAAGCTTTTTTGATCTGTTTTTGCTTTTTACCGGGCGTTAACGTGTATTCGCAAGTATCGGAGGTATGGAAAGCAGATAACGGTGATGGAACTTATAAAAACCCTATTATACACGCTGACTACTCGGATCCGGACGCGATCCGTGTAGGTGATGATTATTATATGGTGTCTTCTAGTTTCAACTGTATGCCTGGATTGCCCATTTTGCATTCTCGTGATTTAGTTAACTGGACTATCGTTAATTACGCCTTAAACAAACAAGAGCCTGATGCTGTATATGAATTGCCACAACATGGCAAAGGTGTTTGGGCGCCAGCTATCCGTTACCACAAGGGCGAATATTTCATCTACTACCCTGATCCTGATTACGGTATATTTATGATTAAAACAGTCAATCCTCTATCTAAGTGGAGTAAGCCAGTTTTGGTGTTAGCTGAGAAGGGAGTTATCGATCCTTGTCCATTATGGGATGAAGATGGAAAAGTTTATCTGGCTGTAGGCTGGGCAGGAAGTAGGGCAGGGGTTAATAGCTTGTTAACGCTTTACGAAATGAATACAACGGGCACCAAGGTTGTTACAGAAGGCAGACATGTGTTTGATGGCCATGGATTTAACCATACGGTTGAAGGTCCTAAATTATATAAAAGAAACGGTTATTATTACATATTTGCTCCGGCCGGTGGAGTGGCAACCGGCTGGCAATTGGCACTACGTGCTAAATCCGTTTACGGCCCATATGAACAAAAAGTAGTTTTAGCACAAGGCAAATCTGAGATCAATGGTCCTCATCAAGGTGCTCTTGTGGACACACAAACCGGAGAGTCCTGGTTTCTGCATTTTCAGGATAAAGGCGCTTACGGCAGGGTGGTGCATCTGCAGCCGGTGAAATGGGTGAACAATTGGCCAGTGATGGGCCTTGATGCAGATGGCGACGGTACTGGTGAGCCGGTACTAACTTACAGAAAGCCTAACGTAGGAAGAAGTTACCGTGTTCAAACACCAGTTGAAAATGATAAATTTAATGTCAGCCATATAGGCTTGCAATGGCAATGGCACAGTAATCCTAAGATACAATGGAGTGCACTACTTCCTGGCAGTGGCTATTTGCGCCTTTTTTGTTATCCCCAAACAGCTAATGCCCAAAACTTATGGAATACGCCTAACTTGCTTCTCCAAAAGTTTCCTGCGCCGCGGTTCACGGCCACTGTCAAACTTCAGTTTCAAGTGGAATGGGACGTTTGGCAAAGTAAGAAAGCAGGAATTTTAATTATGGGGAATGACTACGCTTATCTGGCAATCTCAAAAGATCAAAAAGGATATAAAATCAGTCAGGTAAAATGCGACCGGGCACTTGAAGGAACCCCAGAAAGTGTTCTTGAAGAGCAACGTATAAGTGGAGCAGCAGCTTTTCTTAGAGTCGAATTGGTTGACGATAAGGGTACTTGTAAGTTTAGTTATAGCGAAGATGGCGTTACATTTAACAACATTGGCAAATTGTTCACTGCTCAACCCGATAAATGGATTGGGGCCAAGGTAGGTTTGTTTAGTGTGAGTCAACCAAATGTACGCGTGGGAGGCTACGCGGACATTGACTGGTTCCGGATTGAGCGAAATGCTCTATAA